One Terriglobales bacterium genomic window carries:
- a CDS encoding DinB family protein: MSETERIADQLHRAYHGGAWHGPALCELLVGVTARQAAARPLAGTHSIWELVLHITAWKKAVRQRVMGKAIELSQREDWPPVGKASAAAWRKALNALERAHRELERTVARLPESRLKRIVPGRKHTVYFLLHGLVQHDLYHAGQIALLKKPRTKR; this comes from the coding sequence ATGAGTGAGACCGAACGCATCGCCGACCAGCTCCACCGCGCCTACCACGGCGGCGCCTGGCACGGCCCAGCGTTGTGCGAGCTGCTGGTCGGCGTCACCGCAAGGCAAGCTGCGGCGCGGCCACTCGCCGGCACCCACAGCATCTGGGAACTCGTCCTGCACATCACCGCCTGGAAGAAGGCGGTACGCCAGCGTGTGATGGGAAAAGCCATCGAGCTTTCTCAGCGCGAGGACTGGCCGCCCGTTGGCAAAGCCAGCGCCGCCGCCTGGCGGAAGGCCCTCAACGCGCTGGAGCGGGCGCATCGCGAACTTGAGAGGACCGTTGCCCGGCTGCCGGAATCGCGGCTGAAGCGCATCGTCCCTGGCCGCAAGCACACGGTCTACTTCCTGCTCCACGGCCTGGTGCAGCACGACCTCTACCACGCCGGCCAGATCGCCCTGCTGAAGAAGCCGAGGACGAAGCGTTGA
- a CDS encoding TonB C-terminal domain-containing protein, with protein MSPIPPLEYAPRRGDAPPPGLHDVPVLLIEYADESARWRLLAIALLSVLFHIALISSLPLLGRLLPERSYIALAVPMDMFKGKDFTFLAMPPDSQKLDHPTNTNILSDKNRIATSRAPSPDRKVLDQLVDAARPGAPGLSAPPAPPPQPGSQAAPSGASRAGSPPTQSGPANQMAELQPPAFAGKGGFGNGVSAGSAIQQAAHAAAANRGGTGGMDGDFGLGSSPRGNVRSGFDVLSDTMGVDFGPYLARVVHDVRANWIILIPEVARAPLMKRGRVVIQFAILKDGSVAGLKLDSTSGDIALDRAAWGGVTASNPFQPLPPEFRGQYLALRFYFFYNQDPEKEGLR; from the coding sequence GTGTCTCCCATCCCGCCCCTGGAATACGCGCCGCGCCGCGGGGATGCTCCCCCACCCGGGCTGCACGACGTCCCCGTCCTGCTCATCGAGTACGCCGACGAGAGCGCGCGCTGGCGCCTGCTGGCCATCGCGTTGTTGTCAGTCCTGTTTCACATCGCCCTGATTTCCTCGCTGCCCCTGCTGGGCCGGCTGCTCCCGGAGCGCTCTTACATCGCTCTGGCCGTTCCCATGGACATGTTCAAGGGCAAGGACTTTACCTTTCTTGCGATGCCTCCTGACTCGCAGAAGCTCGACCATCCGACCAACACCAACATCCTCTCCGACAAGAACCGCATCGCCACTTCGCGCGCTCCCTCGCCGGACAGGAAGGTGCTCGACCAGCTGGTGGACGCCGCGCGTCCCGGCGCTCCCGGCCTGAGCGCGCCTCCGGCGCCGCCGCCCCAGCCCGGCTCACAGGCGGCACCATCCGGAGCAAGCCGTGCAGGCTCGCCCCCGACCCAGTCGGGGCCCGCCAACCAGATGGCCGAGCTGCAGCCCCCTGCCTTCGCCGGCAAGGGCGGCTTTGGCAACGGGGTGTCCGCCGGCTCCGCCATCCAGCAGGCGGCGCACGCCGCCGCTGCCAACCGCGGCGGCACGGGCGGGATGGACGGCGACTTCGGCCTGGGCTCTTCGCCGCGCGGCAACGTCCGCAGCGGCTTCGACGTCTTGAGCGACACCATGGGCGTGGATTTCGGCCCCTACCTGGCTCGCGTCGTCCACGACGTCCGCGCCAACTGGATCATCCTGATCCCCGAAGTCGCGCGCGCGCCGCTGATGAAGCGCGGCCGCGTGGTCATCCAGTTCGCCATCCTCAAGGACGGCAGCGTCGCCGGCCTGAAGCTCGACAGCACCTCGGGTGACATCGCGCTCGACCGCGCCGCCTGGGGCGGCGTCACCGCTTCCAACCCGTTCCAGCCCCTGCCCCCGGAGTTCCGCGGCCAGTACCTCGCGCTCCGCTTCTATTTCTTCTACAACCAGGACCCGGAGAAGGAAGGCCTGCGGTAG
- a CDS encoding Gfo/Idh/MocA family oxidoreductase — protein MTSDKPIRAAVVGVGAFGCNHARVYRELAQQDGNVELAGLVDSHPARAAAAATEYGTAAFASLKELVQSGVQAASIAVPTVEHLKVARELMEAGVDVLVEKPLASSLAEADELIRIAQRTGRVAQVGHLERFNPAVRATLPLVTQPLFFEVHRLSVFTPRALDVDVVLDLMIHDLDIVLSFVKSPVKEIRAVGLPILSGKVDIANVRMEFDSGCVANFTASRVSTEKVRKLRFFQPHQYVSVDYSRQDVLVFSVAGDPGAAQDAKAAEPPAHPSSPNIGVTRPAVTAEEPLHAELRSFLDAVRRRSKPVVPLEDGRRALAVALDILTQIREHGRRINLEGIVRQ, from the coding sequence TTGACGTCAGACAAGCCAATCCGCGCGGCGGTCGTCGGGGTGGGCGCCTTTGGGTGCAACCACGCGCGGGTGTACCGCGAACTGGCCCAGCAGGACGGCAATGTCGAGCTGGCCGGCCTCGTGGACAGCCACCCGGCTCGCGCCGCCGCGGCAGCCACTGAATACGGCACAGCCGCCTTCGCCTCGCTGAAGGAACTGGTGCAGTCCGGCGTCCAGGCGGCGAGCATCGCCGTTCCCACCGTCGAGCACCTGAAGGTCGCGCGCGAGCTGATGGAAGCCGGCGTGGACGTGCTCGTCGAAAAGCCGCTCGCCTCCTCGCTGGCCGAAGCCGATGAGCTCATCCGCATCGCGCAGCGCACCGGGCGCGTCGCCCAGGTGGGACATCTGGAGCGCTTCAATCCCGCGGTGCGCGCCACGCTGCCGCTGGTGACGCAGCCGCTCTTCTTCGAGGTTCACCGCCTCAGCGTCTTCACGCCCCGCGCGCTGGACGTGGACGTGGTCCTCGACCTCATGATCCACGACCTCGACATCGTGCTCAGCTTCGTGAAATCGCCGGTGAAAGAAATCCGCGCCGTCGGCCTGCCCATCCTCTCCGGCAAAGTGGACATCGCCAACGTGCGCATGGAGTTCGACTCCGGCTGCGTAGCCAACTTCACCGCCAGCCGCGTCTCGACTGAAAAGGTGCGCAAACTGCGCTTCTTCCAGCCCCACCAGTACGTCTCCGTGGACTATAGCCGGCAGGACGTGCTGGTCTTCAGCGTCGCGGGCGACCCCGGCGCCGCTCAGGACGCGAAGGCCGCGGAGCCGCCCGCGCATCCCTCCAGCCCCAACATCGGCGTGACCCGGCCGGCAGTAACGGCGGAAGAGCCGCTGCATGCCGAGCTGCGGTCCTTCCTCGACGCCGTCCGCCGGCGTTCCAAGCCCGTCGTCCCGCTCGAGGACGGCCGCCGCGCCCTGGCCGTCGCTCTCGACATCCTGACCCAGATCCGCGAGCACGGCCGCCGTATTAATCTCGAAGGAATAGTGCGACAATAG
- a CDS encoding amidohydrolase family protein, with the protein MKKLLLFCLLSAMAAAQTLSPAVREYVKIDSPVVALTHVRVIDGTGAPAKEDQTVVLASGWIQSVGGPVPADAKVLDLAGRTVLPGMVMVHEHLFYPAGGAVFHEMAYSFPRLYLAAGVTTIRTGGSIEPYTDLEIKKLIDAGQTPGPKMHVTGPYLEGKGSFTPQMHAIPDPDDARRTVNFWADQGATSFKAYNFITRDELKAAIDAAHARGFKVTGHLCSIGFREAAELGIDDLEHGLVVDTEFFPEKKPDQCPNPTKAVVHLTSMEVAGPEIQQTIRTLVEKKVAVTSTLPVFEMFVPGRAATPQRVLDAMSENARVSFLTSRARLDDAARNQQRYGRPDSPWTKAFRMEMEFEYAFAKAGGLLIAGVDPTGNGGALPGFGDQRQVELLVEAGFTPLEAIKICTWNGSQFLGVADRVGSIAPGKAADLIVVKGDPGKNIADIENVEIVFKDGVGYDSEKLIQSVRGLVGIR; encoded by the coding sequence ATGAAGAAGCTGCTGCTGTTCTGCCTCCTCTCGGCCATGGCCGCCGCCCAGACGCTCTCGCCCGCGGTCCGCGAGTACGTGAAGATTGACTCGCCGGTCGTCGCTCTCACCCACGTCCGCGTCATTGACGGCACCGGCGCACCTGCGAAAGAAGACCAGACCGTGGTCCTCGCCAGCGGATGGATCCAATCTGTCGGCGGCCCCGTCCCGGCCGACGCCAAGGTCCTCGACCTCGCCGGCCGCACCGTTCTGCCCGGCATGGTGATGGTGCACGAGCACCTGTTCTATCCCGCGGGCGGCGCCGTCTTCCACGAGATGGCGTACAGCTTCCCGCGGCTCTACCTGGCCGCCGGCGTCACCACCATCCGCACCGGCGGCAGCATCGAGCCTTACACCGACCTCGAGATCAAGAAGCTCATCGACGCGGGCCAAACGCCCGGCCCCAAGATGCACGTCACCGGGCCCTACCTCGAAGGCAAGGGCTCGTTCACGCCGCAGATGCACGCCATTCCTGACCCTGACGACGCGCGCCGCACGGTGAACTTCTGGGCCGACCAGGGCGCCACCTCGTTCAAGGCCTACAACTTCATCACGCGCGACGAGTTGAAGGCGGCCATTGACGCCGCCCACGCTCGCGGCTTCAAGGTCACCGGACATCTCTGCTCCATCGGCTTCCGCGAAGCCGCCGAGCTGGGCATCGACGACCTGGAACACGGCTTGGTGGTGGACACCGAGTTCTTTCCCGAGAAGAAGCCCGACCAGTGCCCCAATCCGACCAAAGCGGTCGTCCATTTGACCAGCATGGAAGTCGCCGGGCCGGAGATCCAGCAAACCATCCGCACGCTGGTCGAAAAAAAGGTGGCAGTCACCTCCACCCTGCCGGTCTTCGAGATGTTCGTCCCCGGCCGCGCGGCGACGCCGCAGCGCGTGCTCGACGCTATGAGCGAGAATGCCCGCGTCAGCTTCCTCACCTCGCGCGCCCGCCTGGACGACGCCGCCCGCAACCAGCAGCGCTATGGCCGGCCGGACTCCCCGTGGACCAAGGCCTTCCGCATGGAAATGGAGTTCGAGTACGCCTTCGCCAAAGCCGGCGGGCTGCTCATCGCGGGGGTCGATCCCACCGGCAACGGCGGCGCGCTGCCCGGCTTCGGTGATCAGCGCCAGGTCGAGCTGCTGGTCGAGGCCGGCTTCACCCCGCTCGAGGCCATCAAGATCTGTACCTGGAATGGCTCGCAATTCCTCGGCGTCGCCGACCGGGTGGGCTCGATCGCTCCCGGCAAGGCCGCCGACCTCATCGTGGTGAAGGGCGACCCGGGCAAGAACATCGCCGACATCGAGAACGTGGAGATCGTCTTCAAGGACGGCGTCGGCTACGACTCGGAAAAGCTCATCCAGTCGGTGCGCGGGCTGGTGGGAATCCGCTGA
- the lpxA gene encoding acyl-ACP--UDP-N-acetylglucosamine O-acyltransferase yields the protein MPIHPTAIVDPGAHIPSSCSIGPYCVVGAGVEMGEDCELVSHVTLDGPTRLGSHNRIFPFASVGQEPQDLKFQGEKTRLEIGDHNIIREFVTLHRGTPGGGGVTRIGSHTLIMAYAHVAHDCIVGDHCILANAATLAGHVTVEEWAVVGAFSAVHQYGRVGAHAYIGGGTIITRDVLPFSKTSAAREARAYGVNSTGLERRGFTPERIRQLRHAFKVLMASKLNTSQALERLKAEGDLGEDVAQLLRFIETSERGVIK from the coding sequence ATGCCCATTCATCCGACTGCGATTGTCGATCCCGGCGCGCACATTCCCTCGTCCTGCAGCATCGGCCCCTACTGCGTGGTCGGAGCCGGGGTGGAGATGGGCGAGGACTGCGAACTCGTCTCCCATGTCACCCTCGACGGCCCCACGCGCTTGGGGAGCCACAACCGCATCTTCCCCTTCGCCTCCGTGGGCCAGGAGCCCCAGGACCTGAAGTTCCAGGGCGAGAAGACGCGCCTGGAGATCGGCGACCACAACATCATCCGCGAATTCGTCACCCTGCATCGCGGCACGCCCGGCGGCGGCGGCGTCACCCGCATCGGCAGCCACACGCTCATCATGGCCTACGCCCACGTCGCCCACGACTGCATCGTCGGCGACCACTGCATCCTCGCCAACGCGGCTACCCTGGCCGGCCACGTGACCGTCGAAGAGTGGGCGGTGGTCGGGGCGTTCTCCGCGGTGCACCAGTACGGGCGCGTCGGAGCCCACGCCTATATCGGCGGCGGAACCATCATCACCCGGGATGTGCTGCCCTTCTCCAAGACCAGCGCCGCCCGCGAGGCCCGCGCCTACGGCGTGAACTCCACCGGCCTGGAGCGCCGCGGCTTCACCCCGGAGCGCATCCGCCAGCTCCGTCACGCCTTCAAGGTCCTGATGGCTTCGAAGCTCAATACCTCGCAGGCCCTGGAGCGACTCAAGGCGGAGGGTGACCTGGGCGAGGACGTGGCTCAACTCCTGCGCTTCATCGAGACCAGCGAACGCGGCGTCATCAAGTGA
- the lepA gene encoding translation elongation factor 4 encodes MDRKFIRNFAIIAHIDHGKSTLADRLLELTGSLTAREMQAQVLDNMDLERERGITIKAHAVRMNYTARDGDLYQLNLIDTPGHVDFSYEVSRALASCEGALLVVDASQGVEAQTLANAHIAINNGLDIIPVINKIDLPSAEVERVREMIEHSLALDAKDALLVSAKTGVGVPEVLEAVVHRVRPPKGSPDAPLQALVFDSWFDPYRGVIVLARVMQGTLSRGQRIRLWWNGAVFQVETLGVLTPKPVELETLYAGEVGFLMANIKNVADTKIGDTITDDAHPAIEALAGFEEIKPMVFAGLYTVDAHEHTQLREALEKLRLNDASFFFEPESSVALGFGFRCGFLGLLHMEIIQQRLEREFNLELITTAPSVRYHITKSTGEVLDVDNPSKWPPAGEIAKVEEPIITAMILTNETYVGGILKLVEDKRGRQKAFEYVSASRVMLTYELPLNEIVMDFYDRLKSVSRGYASLDYHLSGRWESPMVKLDILVAGEPVDALSLIMHRDFAYDRGRALVAKMRELIPRQMFEVAIQAAIGSKIIARETVAAIRKNVLAKCYGGDITRKRKLLEKQKEGKKRMKRIGRVDIPQEAFLAVLKVSENE; translated from the coding sequence ATGGACCGCAAGTTCATCCGCAATTTCGCCATCATCGCGCATATCGACCACGGGAAGTCCACGCTGGCCGACCGCCTGCTGGAGCTGACCGGATCGCTCACGGCGCGCGAGATGCAGGCCCAGGTGCTGGACAACATGGATCTGGAGCGCGAGCGCGGCATCACCATCAAGGCGCACGCGGTGCGCATGAACTACACCGCGCGCGACGGCGACCTCTACCAGCTCAATCTCATCGATACCCCGGGGCACGTGGATTTTTCCTACGAAGTCTCGCGCGCGCTGGCTTCCTGCGAGGGAGCGCTGCTGGTGGTGGACGCCTCGCAGGGCGTGGAGGCGCAGACGCTGGCCAACGCGCACATCGCCATTAACAACGGCCTGGACATTATCCCCGTCATCAACAAGATCGACCTGCCCAGCGCGGAGGTGGAGCGGGTGAGGGAGATGATCGAGCACTCGCTGGCCCTCGACGCCAAGGACGCGCTGCTGGTGAGCGCCAAGACTGGCGTGGGCGTGCCCGAGGTGCTGGAAGCGGTGGTGCACAGGGTCCGGCCGCCCAAGGGGTCGCCCGATGCTCCCCTGCAGGCGCTGGTCTTCGATTCCTGGTTCGACCCCTATCGCGGCGTGATCGTGCTGGCGCGCGTGATGCAAGGCACGCTGAGCCGCGGACAGCGCATCCGGCTGTGGTGGAACGGGGCTGTGTTCCAAGTGGAGACTCTGGGGGTGCTTACGCCCAAGCCGGTGGAGCTGGAGACGCTCTACGCCGGCGAAGTCGGCTTCCTGATGGCCAACATCAAGAACGTGGCCGACACCAAGATCGGGGACACCATCACCGACGATGCGCATCCCGCGATCGAAGCACTGGCTGGGTTTGAGGAGATCAAGCCCATGGTCTTCGCCGGCTTGTACACGGTGGACGCCCACGAGCACACCCAGCTGCGCGAGGCGCTGGAGAAGCTGCGGCTGAACGACGCATCGTTCTTCTTCGAGCCGGAGAGCTCGGTGGCGCTGGGCTTTGGCTTCCGCTGCGGCTTCCTGGGACTGCTGCACATGGAGATCATCCAGCAGCGGCTGGAGCGCGAGTTCAACCTGGAGCTGATCACCACCGCGCCCAGCGTGCGCTACCACATCACCAAGAGCACCGGAGAGGTGCTGGACGTAGACAACCCGTCGAAGTGGCCGCCGGCGGGCGAGATCGCCAAGGTGGAGGAACCGATCATCACCGCCATGATTCTGACCAATGAGACGTATGTGGGCGGGATTCTGAAACTGGTGGAAGATAAACGGGGGCGGCAGAAGGCGTTTGAATACGTCAGCGCCAGCCGGGTGATGCTGACCTACGAGCTGCCGCTGAACGAGATCGTGATGGATTTTTACGACCGGCTGAAATCGGTGTCGCGCGGCTACGCCTCGCTCGACTATCACCTCTCGGGGCGCTGGGAGTCGCCCATGGTGAAGCTGGACATCCTGGTGGCGGGCGAGCCGGTGGATGCGCTGTCGCTGATCATGCATCGCGACTTTGCTTACGACCGCGGCCGGGCCCTGGTGGCGAAGATGAGGGAGCTGATTCCGCGGCAGATGTTCGAGGTGGCCATTCAGGCGGCCATCGGCAGCAAGATCATCGCGCGCGAGACCGTGGCTGCCATCCGCAAGAACGTGCTGGCCAAGTGCTACGGCGGCGACATCACCCGCAAGCGCAAGCTGCTGGAGAAGCAGAAGGAAGGCAAGAAGCGCATGAAGCGCATCGGACGCGTGGACATCCCGCAGGAGGCCTTCTTGGCCGTGCTCAAGGTCAGCGAGAACGAGTAG
- the lpxI gene encoding UDP-2,3-diacylglucosamine diphosphatase LpxI (LpxI, functionally equivalent to LpxH, replaces it in LPS biosynthesis in a minority of bacteria.) codes for MANQEKLGLIAGNGRFPLLVLDAARARGLDVVVAAIQEETSPEIESHGAAAVYWMSLGDLSKLIDTFKREGVTRAIMAGQVKHKQIFSSIKPDWRLAKLIVSLTTRSTDSLIGAVAKVLADEGITLLDSTSFLEPLLARAGVLTKRAPSEEERKNIAYGRAVARHLAQYDIGQTVVIAESACVAVEAMEGTDATIQRAGEIMRGLEGTASTLSRALTVVKVAKPNQDMRFDVPVIGLSTIETMQRAGATCLAIDAGRCLLLDGDKIVAAADAAGISIAATSVEASS; via the coding sequence GTGGCGAACCAGGAAAAACTCGGCCTCATCGCCGGCAACGGGCGCTTCCCGCTGCTGGTGCTGGACGCCGCCCGCGCCCGCGGCCTCGACGTGGTCGTAGCAGCCATCCAGGAGGAGACCTCCCCGGAGATCGAGTCGCACGGCGCCGCAGCCGTTTACTGGATGTCCCTGGGCGACCTTTCCAAGCTCATCGACACCTTCAAGCGCGAAGGCGTCACCCGAGCCATCATGGCCGGGCAGGTGAAGCACAAGCAGATTTTCTCCAGCATCAAGCCGGACTGGCGCCTGGCCAAACTGATAGTGTCGCTCACCACGCGCAGTACCGATTCCCTGATCGGCGCCGTGGCCAAAGTCCTGGCCGACGAAGGCATCACCCTGCTGGACTCGACTTCGTTCCTCGAGCCGCTGCTGGCCCGTGCCGGCGTGCTGACCAAACGCGCTCCCAGCGAGGAAGAACGGAAGAACATCGCCTACGGGCGCGCGGTCGCCCGCCACCTGGCGCAGTACGACATCGGCCAGACGGTAGTCATCGCCGAATCCGCCTGCGTCGCCGTCGAAGCCATGGAGGGCACAGACGCGACCATCCAGCGCGCCGGCGAGATCATGCGCGGACTGGAAGGCACGGCCTCGACCCTGAGTCGCGCGCTCACCGTGGTCAAGGTCGCAAAGCCCAACCAGGACATGCGCTTCGACGTCCCCGTCATCGGCCTCTCGACCATCGAGACCATGCAGCGCGCCGGCGCCACCTGCCTGGCGATTGATGCCGGCAGGTGCCTGCTGCTCGACGGCGATAAGATTGTCGCGGCTGCTGACGCCGCTGGCATCAGCATCGCCGCCACTTCGGTCGAGGCGTCGTCATGA
- the tatA gene encoding twin-arginine translocase TatA/TatE family subunit translates to MPEILILLAIVLLIWGPGRLANLGKSMGEGIRNFKSSVKDGEKEPEKK, encoded by the coding sequence TTGCCCGAGATTCTCATACTCCTGGCCATTGTCCTGCTCATCTGGGGTCCGGGCCGTCTGGCGAATCTGGGCAAGAGCATGGGCGAGGGCATCCGCAACTTCAAGTCCTCGGTCAAAGACGGCGAAAAAGAGCCGGAGAAGAAGTAG
- a CDS encoding M20 family metallopeptidase, with product MKKSIPNRKAVMPEDEPGGVGELLRFLERQREVMLQTLRELVEMESPSHDKAAVDRLGEFVAAEFKRVGGQIIVHPDSRAGDNLQVEFPAKAGGGPPILLLGHLDTVWEIGTLDAMPFAVRDGRAWGPGVFDMKSGIAQMIFALTALREVRGGLQRRVTVLLNSDEEVSSESSRALIEGLARRSAAVLVCEPAHGLEGAVKTSRKGVGEYIVRVTGKAAHAGLDYEKGASAIAELARQIARLEEFTDLKRGVTVSVGVIRGGTRTNVIAGEAVAEVDVRIQRPSDARTLERKFRSLKPFDGRCRLEVSGGIERPPMPRSPAVARLYGLAKGVAKSLGMDLREAAVGGGSDGNFTAALGIPTLDGLGGVGEGAHAKHESVLVAELPRRAALLAGLIEAI from the coding sequence ATGAAAAAGTCCATTCCGAACCGTAAGGCCGTGATGCCGGAGGATGAGCCGGGCGGCGTGGGCGAGCTGCTCCGGTTTCTGGAGCGGCAGCGGGAGGTAATGCTCCAAACGCTGCGGGAGTTGGTGGAGATGGAGTCGCCCAGCCACGACAAGGCGGCGGTGGACCGGCTGGGAGAGTTCGTTGCCGCAGAATTCAAGCGGGTGGGCGGCCAAATCATCGTCCACCCGGACTCGCGCGCCGGCGACAACCTGCAGGTGGAGTTTCCGGCGAAGGCCGGTGGCGGCCCGCCCATCCTGCTGCTGGGGCATCTGGACACGGTTTGGGAGATTGGCACGCTGGACGCCATGCCCTTCGCGGTGCGTGACGGGCGCGCATGGGGGCCGGGCGTCTTCGACATGAAGTCCGGTATCGCCCAGATGATCTTCGCCCTGACGGCGCTGCGCGAGGTGCGCGGCGGCCTGCAGCGCCGGGTCACCGTGCTGCTGAACTCCGACGAAGAGGTGAGCAGCGAGTCCTCGCGCGCGCTCATCGAAGGCCTGGCCCGAAGGTCGGCGGCGGTGCTGGTGTGCGAACCGGCGCATGGCCTGGAGGGAGCGGTCAAGACCTCGCGCAAGGGAGTGGGCGAGTACATCGTGCGGGTGACCGGGAAGGCGGCGCACGCCGGCCTGGACTATGAGAAGGGCGCGAGCGCCATCGCGGAGCTGGCGCGGCAGATCGCGCGCCTGGAAGAGTTCACCGACCTGAAGCGTGGAGTCACGGTGAGCGTGGGCGTGATCCGCGGCGGGACGCGGACCAACGTGATCGCCGGCGAGGCGGTGGCGGAGGTGGACGTCCGCATCCAGCGGCCGAGCGACGCGCGAACTCTGGAGCGGAAGTTCCGCTCCCTGAAGCCCTTCGACGGGCGCTGCCGGCTGGAGGTAAGCGGCGGGATCGAGCGTCCGCCTATGCCGCGGAGCCCGGCGGTGGCGCGGCTCTACGGCCTGGCGAAGGGCGTGGCCAAGTCGTTGGGCATGGATTTGCGGGAGGCAGCGGTCGGGGGAGGCTCGGACGGCAACTTCACGGCCGCCCTCGGCATCCCAACCCTCGATGGTCTGGGAGGAGTGGGCGAGGGTGCGCACGCCAAGCACGAATCGGTGCTGGTCGCGGAGCTGCCGCGGCGGGCGGCGCTGCTGGCAGGACTCATTGAAGCTATCTGA
- the fabZ gene encoding 3-hydroxyacyl-ACP dehydratase FabZ, translated as MTEAANLPVELSEGPADSTVLDVTQIQRILPHRYPFLLIDRVISLTPRKRLVALKNVSANEPHFAGHFPGYPIMPGVLIIEAIAQAGGTLVLSEIPDREDKLVVFTSIERARFRKPVVPGDQLRIEVEVLAWRKTAVRMRGTAYVGDKLACEAVVSCALVDRPASPNAGAPSP; from the coding sequence ATGACGGAAGCCGCAAATCTCCCGGTGGAACTCTCCGAAGGCCCGGCCGACTCGACCGTGCTGGATGTCACCCAGATCCAGCGCATCCTGCCGCACCGCTATCCCTTCCTGCTGATCGACCGGGTCATCAGCCTCACGCCCAGGAAGCGCCTCGTCGCCCTGAAGAACGTTTCCGCCAACGAACCCCACTTCGCCGGACACTTCCCGGGCTACCCCATCATGCCCGGGGTGCTGATTATCGAGGCCATCGCCCAGGCGGGCGGCACGCTGGTGCTCAGCGAGATCCCGGACCGCGAAGACAAGCTCGTGGTCTTCACCAGCATCGAGCGCGCCCGCTTCCGCAAGCCCGTGGTCCCCGGCGACCAGCTACGCATCGAGGTGGAGGTCCTGGCCTGGCGCAAAACCGCCGTGCGCATGCGGGGCACGGCCTATGTGGGCGACAAGCTGGCCTGCGAAGCCGTGGTCAGCTGCGCACTCGTGGACCGACCAGCTTCCCCCAATGCCGGGGCTCCCTCGCCGTAG
- a CDS encoding energy transducer TonB, which yields MPPRTIPTSTDRTPDAQGPNTGGTGPDLPQGLPNGVEHSTGPLLDAPAVTPRPAAPPPPRHPSIVTEGNVIYRVLPVYPPIAKQIGAQGPVVLHAVIGADGAVQNLRVVSSAHPTLNDAALAAVAQWRFRPYLLNGVPVEVEAQITVNFIMSH from the coding sequence ATGCCGCCGAGAACCATCCCGACAAGCACCGACCGGACTCCCGACGCGCAGGGCCCGAACACCGGCGGGACCGGCCCGGACTTGCCACAGGGTCTGCCGAACGGCGTGGAGCACTCCACCGGTCCGCTGCTCGATGCGCCTGCGGTTACGCCCCGCCCGGCGGCGCCTCCGCCGCCGCGCCACCCCTCCATCGTGACCGAAGGCAACGTGATCTACAGGGTCCTGCCGGTGTATCCGCCGATTGCAAAGCAGATCGGAGCCCAGGGGCCGGTGGTCTTGCACGCCGTGATCGGAGCCGATGGAGCGGTCCAGAACCTTCGCGTCGTCAGCAGCGCGCATCCCACGCTCAACGACGCAGCGCTCGCGGCCGTCGCGCAGTGGCGCTTCCGCCCCTATCTGCTGAACGGCGTTCCGGTTGAGGTCGAGGCCCAGATTACGGTGAACTTCATCATGTCTCACTAA
- a CDS encoding Maf family protein gives MRLGTRNPKLILASASPRRAELLRNAGIAFTAQATRIPERRRQGESPRKFAERLAREKAHAILAQRPRSLVLGADTIVVVRGKVLGKPRDHSDARRMLRLLSGRSHQVTTAVCLAGPSFEDLRSETTRVTMRKLSQKEIRDYVSSREPRDKAGAYAIQGIASRWISRIEGCYFNVVGLPVPLVYRMLQAHDCL, from the coding sequence TTGAGACTTGGAACTCGAAACCCGAAACTGATCCTGGCCTCGGCTTCGCCCCGCCGCGCCGAATTGCTGCGTAACGCCGGAATCGCTTTCACGGCGCAGGCCACCAGGATTCCCGAGCGCCGGCGGCAAGGGGAATCACCCAGGAAATTCGCCGAGCGCCTGGCGCGGGAGAAGGCGCACGCCATCCTCGCGCAGCGCCCGCGCAGTCTTGTCCTCGGCGCCGACACCATCGTGGTCGTTCGCGGCAAAGTCCTGGGCAAGCCTCGCGACCACAGCGACGCCAGGCGCATGCTGCGCCTGCTATCCGGGCGCTCTCACCAGGTCACGACAGCCGTCTGCCTCGCCGGCCCGAGCTTCGAAGACCTCCGCTCGGAGACCACGCGGGTGACCATGCGCAAGCTGAGCCAGAAGGAGATCCGCGACTACGTCTCGAGCCGCGAGCCTAGGGACAAAGCCGGCGCCTATGCCATTCAGGGAATCGCCTCGCGCTGGATCTCACGCATCGAGGGATGCTACTTCAACGTGGTGGGCCTGCCCGTGCCCCTGGTCTACCGCATGCTCCAGGCGCACGACTGCCTCTAA